From the genome of Carassius auratus strain Wakin chromosome 24, ASM336829v1, whole genome shotgun sequence:
aaTACGTAAAATACATACTTTATGTTTATGAACATTTAAGtatataaacatttttgaattttcaAATCGCGCTCACTTGAGGGTGGCTAAGCATGTAAACGGCAGACCCCCTCGTAATTTCGATATATAAAACCagtttgaaataatataaattgtaGTGATGTATTAAACAAACATAGTGTGTTCTAATCTTTTATAGCGCTCTTGCACAAGTTCAGTCACATAAATTTTATCAAAAGACTACATTTTATTGGTTAATGAGGTTCTGACACTTAAGCCCGGTTTCATAGACAGGGCTTAGCCTAAACCATGATCAGgaaatagttcaattaggacatttaagtaatttttataaacatgcattagcaaaataataataataataataataataataataataataataataaccttactGGTGCACATCTTTAGACAAAACTAAGGCACTGGCatgttttaagatcagtcagtgcaagtttctttcagttgaaacagctcagatttacattttagtctaggTTTAAGCCATGTCTGGGAAACCCGGGGTTAAGGTCATATGAGTTTAAGGCTAGATTTatcaattgcatttaatataatgtgTAACAAGATCAAGTCAAATAACCCGATCATAGGCACAAGTTAGTTATGCCAGTTTATGCAACACATGGAGACAATACTAGAAAGTGTTAGAACTGTATGGACTATAGAAACCAGGGCAGCGAACTAGATTTGCCACATTCCAGTTTCAAGAAGAGAAAATGCAGTAAGACCAGTTacacatattcatttatattcacaCATTAGATTGCATTAAAATGCAGACTTGGATGAACATGATAATCAACCTCTGAGAACAAACCAAACTTAAAGGGTGAGAAATGGAAGGAAGGTGTAAGATTGACCCATCAAGTGTTTGGATGAATAGTAGGCTACAGATGCAGGTAGATACTAAATCAGAGATATTCTTACCTTAAAAGCTAAAATGGATGTACATTTTTGACAACCTATGTATTACCCTATAAATTTGGGTAccattttttgccattttatgcAATACCCCAGAACACATCCACTTGTCATTCACAATACTGGTGAATTCATcagtatttatttctatttttccaGGACTCATGTGAGCAATGAAGAGGAAGGGTTCCTCAAAGAAATATACAGGACAATACTGCAATAAACATCCATACCAAAAAACAACACAAGAAATATGCTGGCAACcattaaaactgtaaatattCCTGCAGTAAATATAGTGAATCTCTGAAGTCATGTCTTCCAGTCTTCTGTACAGATAAAAATAGAACAATAATTACATCAAGTTATTTAATAACATCCATAGAGAGGATGATCTTTCAAATATAAACTGAAGCAGAGGCTTTGAAGAGGATCACACAGATTGCACATATACACaaatgcacgcgcacacacacaaacaaacaaacaaaggtaTTTTGAGGTCCCCTTAAGAACACTAGAGCATCTACACCACCACAAGATGAACAAAAATGAGGGAAATGTATAAGACAGCCTTAAGACAAAGGAAAAGgacattttatgtgtgtgtgtaaaggggGATGTGGGTTCCTGCTGCCCTGCCCTGAGAATGATGGCTAGGGACAGACACTTAGTCTTCCAGTGTTCGGAAGGAGTTCTGCATGTCTTCATGGAGCTGAGCGTAATCAGCTTTGATCTTCTCCTCACCCTCTTTTACTGGGTCCTGAAATAATATGACAACTTCTTTaattgctaaaataaaacaagataagTATAATTACGGAATACAATGATTTCAATTAGTTGAAAGAAACCATTTTCTAAATGAAtgcatgtttttctgttttacaaGCAATTACAATATTTGCATAGCTTTAATGAACaatgaaatttatttttcaaatgtgtaaGGCTTTTCAAATACTCCCAGTCAACAAACAGAATACTTATAACTGGAAGCATGTTAAACATTACTAATTGAATGTGATTAAATGTGATGTGATTAAATTAcatcaaataatttgttaaaacaattttattaaagTGGCTTATAGTCTACTGGTTTAGACATAATCAAGGCATGATACATTTTATCATGGGAGACTAAAACACAAACAATGTTTACATCCCACAATGTGTACCTTGAATTTCATGGAACTGATCCTGTAGAGAATTTCGCCCATGTGTTCCCGGATCATGGCCCAGGTGATCTTATTGTCGGTCTGTGCAGTGGTCTCTACGGCATGACGTGCCATATCATAGAACGCAATCATGTTGGACAAGATACCCACTGTCTTATAGAACGGacaaaacctgaaaatgacaaattGAGCATTTCAGATCCATACAGTCACATGTCATTTGACAAAGCAGTTGAATGATCCTCAATCAGTTTAACACCTGTCATAGGGTGTGTATCCATTTTGCTGCAGGAAATCATCTTTGATTAATTTGGCAACCTCCAGCGTGATCTTATCCGTTTCAGCCAAAGATgcctaaaataataaatgtgttttacagCTGAAAGTACCTGTAATAATACCCCAAAAAGTGATGTATACAAACAGTAAATATGAATGAACCCACAAACCCACCTTCCCCACAAGCTGCACAATCTCAGCCAAGTCTTCCTCTTCCTGCAGGATCTCTTTGGCTTTGGTACGCAGTGGCACAAATTCAGAGTAGTGCTTGTCGTAGTACTCGTCCAGTGCTCGTGTGTACTTACTGTAACTGATGAGCCAGTTCACTGAAGGGAAGTGCTTTCTCTGAGCCAGCTTTTTATCCAGACCCCAAAACACCTGGGAGTGAGAAAGAATGGAAGGATTACAATAACCCTTTATTTCTGCAAGAAgaacatataattttattatgcTATGAGCCAGTGTATTAAACCTGCTGTTTGAAGGAAATCTACACTTACTTGTACAATACCAAGAGTAGCAGACGTCACAGGATCTGAGAAATCACCACCAGGGGGAGACACACtgcagttacaaaaaaaaaagcttcagtgAGTCTGCAGACAATGCAGTGACAATATCAGTCATTAATAATAAACCAAAACTTTACCAAAGCAAATGATTGAGTCCAACAGATCTACTTACGCTCCCACAATGCTCACACTGCCCTCTCTCTCTGGGTTACCAAGACATTTAACTCGACCAGCACGCTCATAAAACGAAGCCAGACGTGCTCCAAGATAGGCAGGATAACCGCTATCTGTGAACACAAGCACATATTTAGTTTATCATTTCTAGTTTATAATATTTGCTGTCTTGACTGAGATGGTCAGGGTACACGTACCAGCAGGCATCTCAGCCAGACGACCGGAGATCTCCCTCAGAGCTTCTGCCCACCGAGAGGTGGAGTCAGCCATCATGCTCACATTGTAGCCCATGTCCCTGAAATACTCGGACAGCGTGATTCCTGGACAGAATAGACAGCCATTAATGGTGACAACACAGCTGCTGGGTTTTAAAGCACACACATTATTTTTGCATCGAATGTTCAATAAACCTGTGTAAATGGAAGCTTCTCTGGCAGCCACAGGCATGTTGGATGTGTTGGCAACCAAGGCTGTTCTCTTCATGATGCTCTCTACTTTCCCATCCACCTCCATGGTGAGCTATAGGGCAAGAGAACTGTCAATCACCCTGCCATCTATTACAGTGTTTTTGCCGTTGCATACAATGACAGCGCTATTCACCTCAGGGAAATCTCGGAGTACTTCAGACATCTCGTTACCACGCTCTCCACAGCCGACgtagatgatgacatcactgttgGAGTACTTGGACAGGGACTGAGAGATCACAGTTTTACCACAACCGAAAGCACCGGGGATGGCAGTGGTCCCTCCCTGCACACACCTGTTAAATCAAACAGTGAGAGTCAAAAGATCTGTTAAACTACCAAACATCAAAGGTTTGGGATTTATTTATCAAgcaatgaataattttattcagaaaaaaaatgaaaactgttgtatttttatcaaacggttgtaatatttcacaatactacttttttttattttttatttttgatcaaataaatgcagccttgaggactattagagatttctttcaaaaacactaaaatgACCCCATATCTTTATTGTTTACAATATCCACTTTCAAAATACTACATTCTtttcttataattatttaaaccaAATATTGTGATGTTTAAGAAAATcctctattattattttaaaaatcctttgtggaaaattaagcttttaaaatgcatgatttgtCCATTATGTGTCATCTGAACATGAATcaaatttttatgtatattagttTTAACTTATATTCTAAAATTTCCTATGGAATGATTTCAGACAGCGTGACTCACGGAAAGAGGGCGTCCAGTACCCGTTGTCCAGTCAGCAGAGGGTGATTTGCAGGAAGTTTCTCGGTGACTGGCCGAACCTGACGCACTGGCCACACTTGCACCATGGTGTACTTCTCTTTTACCCCCTCAAACTCCAACTCCAACACCACATCCTGACAAATACACATTCACATCGACTTCTTTTACACAGTAATTATCATTTTACAAAAAGATGTACATTTTATTATCCTCACCGAGACATCATAGTTTCCATTTGGTGCTACATATGTGACAGTTCCTCTGCTTCTTGGTggtaacattattttgtgtttaataagAGAGTTTTCAAACACCGTACCATATATATCACCTCCAGTGATGTGACTGCCAACCTGGACACAGAAACAACAGCTTAAAACCATTCAATCATCTGATTACTCACCAGTGGAGTTTCTTTAAAAGAGGTTATATATTTGGGTTATATGCAGAGTTGTAGGTGCTACAcacagccaggaacagcacaaactgtgtttttgctaagatttcatattataatgatctttttaaattgcaaaaaaatttgATACTCATGATGTGACCCCTTAAAGTTACTAAAAGATTTGCCTTCTTGGAACCTGTAAGGATGTTAAatcataaccaaaaaaaaaaaaaaaacagcacaactaTCATAACAAAAACTGAACTTGTCAAACACcaataatttattatcttaactTAAAACGAATCTTTCACTTACTCGCATGCTCTTGCATGGAGAGAACTCCCATTTCAGATCACGGTTAAGGGCGCCAATATTGACTCCTCTAGGAATGTAGATACTTTGGGTGAGGTCATTGATGTCTTTGAGGGGACGCTGAATACCATCAAAGATGGAGCCCATGATTCCTGGTCCTAACTCAACAGAGAGGGGCTTCCCTGTGCGCAGGACAGGGTCACCAACCGACACACCAGCTGACGAAAGCTCAGGAAAACTACAATACTACTGAACAGATTCTACGCATTGTGTACGACATAAACCACACAAAATATGTCCTGTACTACGGTAAGAATAGGATACATGTCTCTTCATAGACCTGAATGGTGGCCATGTCACCCTCCAGTCTAATGATCTCTCCCACAAGCTCACTGTGGCCCACTCGCACCAGCTCATACATGGCAGCTCCTGCCATACTGGAGGCCGTCACCACTATAACACAGTTAGTGAGTCAGTAATGTGATTATCAAAAATTACTTGTGaacatttaaagttattttttattttatatttacttagcTATTGTTCAACTttaactattctattctattatatataataaatatattatatatatacatatacatataaattaaattaaattaaattaaattaaattaaattaaattaaattaaattaaattaaattaaattaaattaaataatcagaacaattcaaaataataaaataaaataataaaatcagatAAAAACGATGACATCTGAATTCCTACTAACCAGGTCCAGATACGCCATGCACATATCCGAATTGTCCCTCCCGCTCTTCATCTCGGATCTTGGGAAGCTTGGAGAAGTCCATTTTAAATGTGTCTAATACAAAATGAAGCAAAGCAACAACAACCACCTTACTTTCTATACTTATTTCTACACTTCTGAACATTCTGCTCATTTACACAAACTGCTTATTATTgtgattcattttatatattaatatatattaaatacattttaaaaaataataaatgtgtttaatgtacTACTTTTCAGTTATCATGTTTCCTTTTATATGTTTATGTCAGAATGATTTGCAGTAGTTACAATAGCAATTTCCAGGCCAGGAGGTTGTGTATTGTGTAAAAAGTCCATgtatatttatacaacatttatATGTACTCTAGGACAAACATGAAACACAGTCACATGACCAAGGGCACATGACCCTGACTGTAAAACAGAAGTTGGAAAAAACAGACAGTTGAGCAAATCTGGAAAAACTGTTTTGTAGTCGCCATTTATGACAGAACAAACTCTTTTTAGTTGAGAACCAGTCAATGTTCTGTAAAAACAATGCATGACACCGACAcctaaattcataaaaatatttataatatttcttgTTATTCCTCAAGAACCTCAAAAGGAAGCAGTCtaatttgcagttttttttttgaatttataATCACATGATGATCCTATGATATCAGGGATTACTGGGGACGAATGGTCTAAACTGGTATGAAACATGTTCCGATCAGTTTTCTGTCAGTACAGAACAAAACTGTACTGACATGTGGTCTGTTGACCTAGTATGCTGTTGTTAATTGGAAAACAGCAGGCAGCGCTTGTGTGTCAAAACCTAGTAAGCTTACGGATAGACATCAAATTTCACAGTGCATACATATTCTCCAGATGTTCTCAAAGATCGTTTAATGATTGCAGCTGTTGTGTACACTGGATATCGAGCAGCACAGAGAAAATGCTGATAGAATTTGACCTTTGCCGAAAATCGAAGGTATTTTTGTCTCCCATTAATTAAAGTGAG
Proteins encoded in this window:
- the LOC113041903 gene encoding V-type proton ATPase catalytic subunit A-like — translated: MDFSKLPKIRDEEREGQFGYVHGVSGPVVTASSMAGAAMYELVRVGHSELVGEIIRLEGDMATIQVYEETSGVSVGDPVLRTGKPLSVELGPGIMGSIFDGIQRPLKDINDLTQSIYIPRGVNIGALNRDLKWEFSPCKSMRVGSHITGGDIYGTVFENSLIKHKIMLPPRSRGTVTYVAPNGNYDVSDVVLELEFEGVKEKYTMVQVWPVRQVRPVTEKLPANHPLLTGQRVLDALFPCVQGGTTAIPGAFGCGKTVISQSLSKYSNSDVIIYVGCGERGNEMSEVLRDFPELTMEVDGKVESIMKRTALVANTSNMPVAAREASIYTGITLSEYFRDMGYNVSMMADSTSRWAEALREISGRLAEMPADSGYPAYLGARLASFYERAGRVKCLGNPEREGSVSIVGAVSPPGGDFSDPVTSATLGIVQVFWGLDKKLAQRKHFPSVNWLISYSKYTRALDEYYDKHYSEFVPLRTKAKEILQEEEDLAEIVQLVGKASLAETDKITLEVAKLIKDDFLQQNGYTPYDRFCPFYKTVGILSNMIAFYDMARHAVETTAQTDNKITWAMIREHMGEILYRISSMKFKDPVKEGEEKIKADYAQLHEDMQNSFRTLED